Proteins from a genomic interval of Zingiber officinale cultivar Zhangliang chromosome 2A, Zo_v1.1, whole genome shotgun sequence:
- the LOC122043588 gene encoding sec-independent protein translocase protein TATB, chloroplastic-like produces the protein MGSTTVLASPCYCSLSLSSSSHSMKVALLISSCPLSRASPKIPPSSHLRIFFFALHLPRPPLWDGLKSLVRQEKKVKFHDKVVRASLFGVGAPEALVIGVVALLVFDPKGLVEASSFFEQ, from the exons ATGGGCTCTACAACGGTCCTTGCATCACCCTGCTActgctccctctccctctcctcctcttcccaCTCGATGAAGGTGGCCCTCCTCATCTCTTCCTGTCCGCTCTCTAGGGCTTCTCCCAAAATCCCACCTTCGTCCCATCTCCGCATATTCTTTTTCGCACTCCACCTACCTCGACCCCCGTTGTGGGACGGCCTCAAGTCGCTGGTGAGGCAAG AGAAAAAGGTGAAATTTCATGATAAAGTTGTTCGTGCTTCTTTATTTGGAGTGGGTGCTCCTGAAGCATTGGTTATTGGAGTGGTAGCTCTACTGGTGTTTGACCCTAAAGGCCTAGTTGAGGCAAGTTCCTTCTTTGAACAGTAG